A genomic window from Fibrobacterota bacterium includes:
- a CDS encoding FHA domain-containing protein → MHRTLPKLPQRVASVPVTMEPRGQHGRGQDGFPAYPRAEFGQAHRRARWVSRPNFGVRLETSEGDHVLLLGEMLLVGRGSFCDIVIHDSSVSKVHLLLEILPGAIAIATDLNSRNGVKIDGKYVDRVLLHPGEELHVGRAWMRLVPLRMDSDGAIRADHRSGVDSRIEELLREPGHSRDSTVSDR, encoded by the coding sequence GTGCACCGCACCCTGCCCAAGCTCCCGCAGCGGGTGGCTTCCGTGCCGGTGACCATGGAACCTCGCGGGCAACATGGCAGGGGGCAAGACGGCTTTCCCGCCTATCCTCGAGCGGAGTTCGGGCAGGCGCATCGCCGCGCACGCTGGGTGTCGCGTCCGAATTTCGGGGTTCGGCTGGAGACCAGCGAAGGGGATCATGTTCTTCTGCTGGGCGAGATGCTGCTGGTGGGACGCGGATCCTTCTGCGACATCGTGATCCACGACAGCTCCGTTTCCAAGGTGCATCTGCTCCTGGAAATCCTGCCGGGCGCGATCGCGATCGCCACCGATCTCAATTCGCGCAACGGCGTGAAGATCGACGGAAAATACGTGGATCGTGTCCTGCTGCATCCTGGCGAAGAACTCCATGTGGGCAGGGCTTGGATGCGCTTGGTGCCTTTGCGCATGGACTCGGATGGAGCCATCCGCGCCGACCATCGCAGCGGCGTGGATTCGCGCATCGAGGAGCTTCTCCGCGAACCCGGCCACTCCCGCGACTCCACCGTCTCCGACCGGTAG
- a CDS encoding MarR family transcriptional regulator yields the protein MEDKVNTLDHSRTQELNQALELFHFAYRAFTAGPDRILEGRGLQRVHHRILYFVGRNPDLPVNGLLGILGVSKQALNAPLRQLLEMRLVDNQPDPTDRRVRRLRLTADGAKLESSLSGQQRKAMDKVFRHCGNHAEQAWREVMGEIGQ from the coding sequence ATGGAAGATAAAGTCAATACTCTTGACCATTCTCGCACCCAAGAACTCAACCAAGCCTTGGAGCTGTTCCACTTCGCCTACCGCGCCTTCACGGCGGGGCCCGATCGCATCCTGGAAGGGCGCGGCCTGCAACGCGTGCATCACCGCATCCTCTACTTCGTGGGCCGGAACCCCGATCTGCCGGTCAATGGACTACTGGGCATTCTGGGGGTGTCCAAGCAGGCCTTGAACGCTCCATTGCGCCAACTGCTGGAAATGCGGTTGGTGGACAACCAACCGGACCCAACGGATCGGCGCGTGCGCAGACTCCGGCTCACCGCCGACGGCGCGAAGCTGGAATCCAGTCTTTCCGGACAGCAGCGCAAGGCCATGGACAAGGTCTTCCGCCACTGCGGCAATCACGCCGAGCAGGCCTGGCGGGAGGTGATGGGCGAGATCGGCCAGTAG